The window ATAACATCTCCTGGAGGCCGACCGTCGTTTCATCCCTTTCCCTGCGCGGGCATCCACAAAACCCGGGCGCGCCCGGCAAGACAAAACAACATGTCTGAATTGAGTTTTAAGGCATCCTAACACCGAAACTCTGTTTTCGCCGCTACTATTTGTTGAATAAGAAACACGTTGTTTAATAAGAAACAGATTGTTTTATAAGAGATAAGTAGTTTTATAAGAGACTGATTGCTTTATAACTAGCGGGTCAAACATTTTACGAGAAAATCCATGTCCCTTCGAACGCTGCAGTTTTCCAATATCATCGATTTAAGTCACCCTATTGACGCCAACATCCCCCTCTGGCCGGGAGACCCCGCGGTTCTATTTGACGATGTCGCCAGCATCGCAAAAGACGGTTACTTCCTGCGCAGTTTTCAGATTGGCGAACACAGCGGCACTCACATGAACGCCCCCGCCAGCTTTTTTGAGGATGGGATGACCATTGACGGATACTCTTCTCAGCAGCTAACGCCAGAGGCGGTGGTGATTGATGTCAGCGTACAGGCGCAGGAGCTACCGGACTACGCCGTCACAATTGAAGATTTACATCACTGGGAACAAAACCATGGCGTCATACCCGCCGGGTGCGTCGTTCTGTTCTATACCGGCTACCAACATTACTGGAAAACGCCTGAGCGCTTTTTCAATATGGACGCGCAGGGCGTTATGCGCTTTCCCGGCCTGGCGGCGGAAACTGCCAGGTTTTTGCTGGAAAAAAGAAAGGTTAGCGGATTCGGGATAGACACCCACGGCGTCGATCCCGGCGCCAGCGCGGAACACCAGGTCAATCGCCTGACGCTGGCGCAATCCGGTATTGTGCTGGAATGTCTGACCAATCTGGACCGCCTGCCGCCCAGAGGCGTCACATTGATGATCGGCCTGCTGCGACTACGCGGCGGTTCAGGATCGCCAGTCTCTGTTCTGGCGCTCATACCCTGAGCGCCAGAGGGGTTACCACATCAGATCGTCAGGAATCTGATAAGCGGCATAAGGGTCATCTTCGTCGGGCTCAGCGTTTTTGTTCTCG is drawn from Hahella sp. KA22 and contains these coding sequences:
- a CDS encoding cyclase family protein; this translates as MSLRTLQFSNIIDLSHPIDANIPLWPGDPAVLFDDVASIAKDGYFLRSFQIGEHSGTHMNAPASFFEDGMTIDGYSSQQLTPEAVVIDVSVQAQELPDYAVTIEDLHHWEQNHGVIPAGCVVLFYTGYQHYWKTPERFFNMDAQGVMRFPGLAAETARFLLEKRKVSGFGIDTHGVDPGASAEHQVNRLTLAQSGIVLECLTNLDRLPPRGVTLMIGLLRLRGGSGSPVSVLALIP